GACGGCAGCTACCGGACCTTCACCTACCAGCAGCTCTCCACCGAGGTCAACCGTTTCGCCAACGTGATGCGCAAGCACGGCGTCAAGCGCGGCGACGTCGTGACCATGTACCTGCAGATGATCCCCGAGCTGGCGATCGCCATCCTGGCCTGCACGCGCATCGGCGCGATCCACAGCGTCGTCTTCGGCGGCTTCTCCTCGCAGTCGCTGCGCGACCGCATCCAGGACTGCAAGTCCGCGTTCCTGGTCACCCAGGACAACGCCATGCGCGGCGGCAAGGTCCTCTCGCAGAAGGCGACCGCCGACGTGGCGGTCGAGGAGTGCCCGACGATCAAGAAGGTCTTCGTCGTCCACCGCGCCGGCGAGGGGGCCCCGATGTCCAACGGCCGCGACCTCTGGTGGCACGAGGAGATGAAGGCCGCGGACATCTCGAACGTCTGCGTGCCCGAGCAGATGGACGCCGAGGACCCGCTCTTCATCCTCTACACCTCCGGCTCCACGGGCAAGCCCAAGGGCGTGGTCCACACGACGGGCGGCTACGCGCTCTACACGAACCTGACCTTCTCCTGGATCTTCGACTACCACCCCGAGAACATCCACTTCTGCACCGCCGACATCGGCTGGGTCACCGGGCACAGCTACATCGTCTACGGGCCGCTCTCGAACGGGGCGACGAGCCTGATGTTCGAGGGGGTCCCGACCTACCCGAACGCCGGCCGCTTCTGGGAGATCGTCGAGAAGCACCGGGTGAACATCTTCTACACCGCGCCGACCGCGATCCGCGCGCTGATGCGCGAGGGCGAGAAGTTCGTCAACGCCCACGACCTCTCCTCGCTGCGCCTGCTCGGCACGGTCGGCGAGCCGATCAACCCCGAGGCCTGGATGTGGTACCACATCCATGTCGGCAAGGAGAAGCTGCCGATCGTCGACACCTGGTGGCAGACCGAGACCGGCGGCATCCTGATCACGCCGCTGCCCGGCGCGATGACCCTCAAGCCCGGCTCGGCGAACCGGCCGTTCCCGGGCGTCGTGCCGAAGGTCTACAAGGACGACGGCACGCCCGCCGGGAAGAACGAAGGCGGCAAGCTCGTCATCGAGAAGCCCTGGCCCGGCATGCTGCGCGGCACCTTCGGCGACGCCGAGAACAAGCGCATCAAGGAGGTCTACTTCTCGATGTACCCCGGCGTCTACTTCACCGGGGATGGCGCCCGGGTCGACGACGACGGCGACTACTGGCTCATGGGCCGGATCGACGA
The bacterium genome window above contains:
- the acs gene encoding acetate--CoA ligase — protein: MTEANKISVLSDEKRTFPPSKEFSAAAHIKTMADYQRIYDRSVKDPEGFWGEMAEQRLTWFKKWDKVLDYDFHKPYIKWFPGGKLNMSVNCLDRHCTNATRNKAAIIWEGDDGSYRTFTYQQLSTEVNRFANVMRKHGVKRGDVVTMYLQMIPELAIAILACTRIGAIHSVVFGGFSSQSLRDRIQDCKSAFLVTQDNAMRGGKVLSQKATADVAVEECPTIKKVFVVHRAGEGAPMSNGRDLWWHEEMKAADISNVCVPEQMDAEDPLFILYTSGSTGKPKGVVHTTGGYALYTNLTFSWIFDYHPENIHFCTADIGWVTGHSYIVYGPLSNGATSLMFEGVPTYPNAGRFWEIVEKHRVNIFYTAPTAIRALMREGEKFVNAHDLSSLRLLGTVGEPINPEAWMWYHIHVGKEKLPIVDTWWQTETGGILITPLPGAMTLKPGSANRPFPGVVPKVYKDDGTPAGKNEGGKLVIEKPWPGMLRGTFGDAENKRIKEVYFSMYPGVYFTGDGARVDDDGDYWLMGRIDDVINISGHRLGTAEVESALVSHEAVAEAAVVGYPHDIKGEGIYAYVTLKQGIEPTDVLKKTLVGHVRTVIGPIATPDKLHFAPGLPKTRSGKIMRRILRLIARGDGTASACAATSSASATRAR